Genomic DNA from Calditerrivibrio sp.:
GACAAATATCTCATTACATTGGATAAGCCTGTTAGTCTATTTTTCAAAGATACAAGGGTTACAAAAACAGAAGGACTTGAGTTTTTAAGTCAAAAAGAGATCTCTAAGAAGGTTTCCTACAAAGGTATATCAATTATAACAGATAGATTTATTGACAAATATTCAGACATAGCAAATAGTGAAGACAAATCATCGATCCCCGCAAAGATAACAGCCTTAGCCCAACAACTACGTAAAGACAATACCAGCTCCACCATAACAAATATAACCGACTATTTGAAAAAAAACTACCAATACTCTTTGGAAAACCTCCCCAGAGGAGCAAATGCCCTTGAAGAGTTTTTATTTAACCATAAAAAAGGTAACTGTGAATATTTCGCCTCAGCTACAGCGCTCCTCCTTAGGGCAAATGATATACCAGCAAGACTTGTTGGAGGCTTTCTTGGCGGTTTTTATAACAAGGAAGTTGGTTACTATGCTGTTTCTAACAAAAATGCCCATGTCTGGGTAGAAGCTTTGGTAAATGATCAATGGATAAGGGTCGATCCTACCCCTGCCCAAATATCCAATTTCACCAAAAGAGATAACTTACCACTGAGCCTAAAGGTAAAAATCTATCTGGATATAATCTCCTACTATTGGACAAAATTTATAGTGAATTATAACCTACAGATGCAGATGGAACTTGCATTTAAAATCACTTCAGAATTTAAAACATTTCATTTACAACCAGACAAGAAATGGCTTTTAGCTTTACCAGTGTTCATAATTTTAGCAGCATCTGCCATATTTCTTCATAGAAGGAGAAAAAATAACCATTACTACTTGGATTATTTTTATAGAGTTTTAAAAAGCAAAGGAATAGCAATCGACCCAATGCTTCCACTAAGCTGGAACATAAAGGAGATAAAAGATCCCGATCTAAAGCAACAAGCCGAAGAATTTTCTGAACACTACAATAGAATGCTTTTCAGGGAAAAAAAGATCGAAAAAAATACTTTACTTTTTCTCATAAATCGTATTAAAAATACCTATAAAAAGTAGAGGCTTTTTATGGAAAATATAGATCTTACTCCGGTCAATATAAAGATAAACGAAAAAGTTGTGGAACATCTTTTAAAATTTGGG
This window encodes:
- a CDS encoding DUF3488 and transglutaminase-like domain-containing protein, whose protein sequence is MKTKQIINHLSLLLILVSVTSVFKYLSIPYLIAIIISMLHHLYSNKHNIRINRRLLTLTAISITIMLFLNITLNTLVTTLIKVIAVFICIKLLEEKRYRDYMQIIALSLFLITASGLMDIGMIFLLYLSLAIFIINFLMIILTIYDHQGDISIDKQQIKQLFYKTIIIPLLSIPIAILLFFIIPRTHTPLFDFLGRGEVARSGFTSKINLGAVSSIQENTDIIFRARMKEIDPHNLYWRAVVFDIYKDNIWSSSNLIGRTKFHFEDGEKIEYEIYLEPTSDKYLITLDKPVSLFFKDTRVTKTEGLEFLSQKEISKKVSYKGISIITDRFIDKYSDIANSEDKSSIPAKITALAQQLRKDNTSSTITNITDYLKKNYQYSLENLPRGANALEEFLFNHKKGNCEYFASATALLLRANDIPARLVGGFLGGFYNKEVGYYAVSNKNAHVWVEALVNDQWIRVDPTPAQISNFTKRDNLPLSLKVKIYLDIISYYWTKFIVNYNLQMQMELAFKITSEFKTFHLQPDKKWLLALPVFIILAASAIFLHRRRKNNHYYLDYFYRVLKSKGIAIDPMLPLSWNIKEIKDPDLKQQAEEFSEHYNRMLFREKKIEKNTLLFLINRIKNTYKK